In Caldicellulosiruptor morganii, the following proteins share a genomic window:
- a CDS encoding alpha-glucuronidase family glycosyl hydrolase, with the protein MKLNQRKDKNTQYTMCWLDYKRCEDENYINKVLPFISNIYIVENNYYIRNAALELKEGLRSVFGIDPIIQTNSYPDFKQGTVIGKLGNDVMERFISKTERDKVADEGFLIKSVTNDSKSIIVLAAKSESGIIYGVFELINRLRLKSDLSSLNIIENPKAALRIINHWDNMDGSIERGYAGDSIFFSNGRIKKSLKRIKDYARLLASTGINGIVINNVNVRGKAVWLITPKFLPQLSEIAEIFRLYGIKLYLSINFASPIYIGGLSTADPLDPGVIRWWQDTVKMIYTYIPDFGGFLVKADSEFNPGPYVYGRSHADGANMLAKALLPYGGIVIWRAFVYNCLQDWRDTKTDRAKAAYDNFKPLDGKFLDNVVLQIKYGPMDFQVREPVSPLFGGMEKTNQMIEFQITQEYTGQQIHLCYLGTLWKEILEFDTYCKGEGSYVKRIVDGSLFGRKYCGFAGVSNIGNSINWTGHDLAQANLWTFGRLAWDPDRSVEDIAKEWILLTFGDDKKVLENILWMLLNSHRIYEKYTTPLGLGWMVNPGHHYGPNPEGYEYSKWGTYHRADTKAIGVDRTSKGTGYTLQYHSHWQEIFDDMEKCPEELLLFFHRVPYTHRLKSGKTLIQFMYDSHFEGADEVDVLIQKWEELKGKIDENIFNRVSERLKMQKEHAIEWRDVINTYFYRKTGIPDEKGRVIYP; encoded by the coding sequence ATGAAGTTGAATCAAAGGAAAGACAAAAATACACAGTACACTATGTGCTGGCTTGATTACAAAAGGTGCGAGGATGAAAATTACATAAACAAAGTCCTACCATTTATTTCTAACATCTACATAGTGGAAAACAATTATTATATTCGCAACGCAGCCCTGGAATTAAAAGAAGGACTCAGAAGTGTTTTTGGAATTGACCCTATCATTCAGACAAATTCCTATCCGGATTTTAAACAAGGTACGGTTATAGGAAAGCTGGGAAATGATGTAATGGAAAGATTTATTTCAAAAACTGAAAGAGATAAAGTAGCAGATGAAGGTTTTTTGATAAAGTCTGTAACAAATGATAGTAAAAGTATTATCGTTCTTGCTGCAAAATCTGAGAGTGGAATAATTTATGGGGTATTTGAGCTTATTAATAGACTGAGATTGAAAAGTGATTTGAGTAGCTTAAATATCATAGAAAATCCAAAAGCAGCTTTGAGAATAATAAACCACTGGGATAATATGGATGGGAGTATTGAAAGAGGGTATGCGGGAGACTCCATCTTTTTTTCAAATGGTAGGATAAAAAAGTCATTAAAGCGCATAAAAGACTATGCAAGACTTCTTGCATCAACTGGCATTAACGGGATTGTAATAAACAATGTTAATGTACGGGGAAAAGCTGTGTGGCTGATAACACCCAAGTTTTTGCCTCAGCTTTCAGAAATTGCAGAGATTTTTAGATTGTATGGTATAAAGCTGTATCTTAGCATAAACTTTGCAAGCCCAATTTATATTGGAGGACTTTCAACTGCAGACCCTCTTGACCCCGGTGTAATTAGATGGTGGCAGGATACTGTGAAGATGATTTATACATATATACCTGACTTTGGTGGCTTTTTGGTAAAGGCTGATTCTGAATTCAATCCTGGTCCGTATGTATATGGAAGAAGTCATGCAGATGGTGCTAACATGCTGGCAAAAGCACTTTTGCCATATGGTGGGATTGTTATCTGGCGTGCTTTTGTTTACAACTGCCTTCAGGACTGGCGGGACACAAAGACTGACAGGGCAAAGGCTGCTTACGACAATTTTAAGCCTCTTGACGGTAAATTTCTTGACAATGTGGTGCTTCAGATAAAGTATGGTCCCATGGACTTTCAGGTAAGGGAGCCCGTATCTCCACTTTTTGGCGGTATGGAAAAGACAAATCAGATGATAGAGTTTCAAATAACACAGGAGTATACAGGTCAGCAAATTCATCTTTGCTATTTGGGTACTTTATGGAAGGAGATTTTGGAGTTTGATACTTACTGCAAGGGTGAAGGTTCATATGTCAAGAGAATAGTGGATGGAAGTCTATTTGGAAGGAAGTATTGTGGGTTTGCGGGTGTGTCGAACATAGGTAACAGTATAAACTGGACAGGTCATGATCTTGCCCAGGCAAACCTGTGGACGTTTGGGAGACTTGCCTGGGATCCAGATAGATCGGTTGAGGATATTGCAAAAGAGTGGATTTTGCTAACATTTGGGGATGACAAAAAGGTTTTAGAAAATATTCTCTGGATGCTTTTAAATTCTCATAGAATCTATGAAAAGTACACAACACCGCTTGGGCTGGGGTGGATGGTAAATCCCGGTCACCACTATGGTCCAAATCCAGAAGGATACGAGTATTCGAAGTGGGGCACATACCACAGAGCAGATACAAAGGCAATTGGTGTTGACAGAACATCAAAAGGTACAGGATATACCCTGCAATACCATTCGCACTGGCAGGAAATCTTTGACGATATGGAAAAATGTCCTGAAGAACTTTTGCTATTTTTCCACAGAGTGCCATATACTCACAGATTGAAATCAGGCAAAACGCTCATTCAGTTCATGTATGATTCGCACTTTGAAGGTGCTGATGAGGTGGACGTGCTTATCCAAAAGTGGGAAGAGCTAAAAGGTAAGATAGATGAGAATATCTTCAATAGAGTCTCTGAGCGGCTAAAGATGCAAAAAGAACATGCAATTGAGTGGCGAGATGTTATCAATACTTACTTTTACAGAAAAACAGGTATTCCTGATGAGAAAGGAAGAGTTATATATCCATAA
- a CDS encoding response regulator, whose product MLKVLLVEDEVYMRKGIIKLIDWKKHGFDMIVEASNGQEALEILKKEKVDVVITDIKMPVMDGIELIKRISEEIENKPSVVIISGYNEFEFAKAAIRYGVNDYLLKPIDEVELIQTLERIKTRILNEREFDRRKSLYEYLKRNSKFLRIIEFNENQNIIDISDDKTFRWVGIGKKEDLQYYEDDLTVCENLLDIEREVNTRFASKGVGFKCFWDSFFNVIVIAETEFRNRKNQIVQAFEFILNKLNLQSMVYDEFKNSNDLNGFYRYLLKKLSFAQFYEKSGIIEANQIGDFEVYIEDKKFGSEIIKLIEERKIDQIKNKLLQFFDECQKKKISPEIIRGFIILTLLEIIDYFEIYQLLEEDGLKIILRSNLQKSKFIEKVMEILLQVEEYITQSTKFNSSSFMKKVELFIRENYNKDITIKSIAQQFYINPIYLGRMFKKYFNMPFNKYLHMLRIEQAKKLLLKTDKKIYEIAKEVGYNDTDYFALKFEEFVGKSPSKYRNSLTEEVNF is encoded by the coding sequence ATGTTAAAAGTTTTACTGGTTGAAGATGAGGTTTATATGCGAAAAGGGATTATCAAATTAATAGACTGGAAAAAACATGGGTTTGATATGATAGTTGAGGCGAGCAATGGTCAGGAAGCTCTGGAGATACTAAAAAAAGAAAAGGTAGATGTGGTTATAACAGACATAAAGATGCCTGTTATGGATGGCATTGAATTAATTAAGAGAATTTCGGAGGAAATAGAAAATAAGCCTTCTGTAGTAATAATAAGTGGATACAATGAATTTGAATTTGCCAAAGCTGCTATAAGATATGGCGTAAATGATTATTTACTAAAACCTATTGATGAGGTGGAACTTATCCAGACACTTGAGCGTATAAAGACAAGAATATTAAATGAAAGAGAGTTTGACAGGCGAAAAAGTCTGTATGAGTATTTAAAAAGAAATTCAAAATTTTTGAGAATAATTGAGTTCAATGAAAATCAGAATATAATTGATATATCAGATGATAAAACATTCAGATGGGTTGGAATAGGCAAAAAAGAAGACTTACAGTATTACGAAGATGATTTAACCGTTTGCGAAAACCTTCTTGATATTGAAAGAGAAGTAAATACAAGATTTGCCAGTAAAGGTGTTGGGTTTAAATGTTTTTGGGATAGTTTTTTTAATGTAATTGTAATTGCCGAAACAGAGTTCAGAAATAGGAAAAATCAAATTGTTCAAGCATTTGAATTTATATTAAACAAATTGAATTTGCAATCCATGGTTTATGATGAATTCAAAAACAGTAATGACTTGAATGGATTTTACAGATACCTTCTTAAAAAGCTCAGTTTTGCCCAATTTTACGAAAAAAGTGGGATAATTGAAGCAAATCAAATAGGAGATTTTGAGGTTTATATTGAAGACAAGAAATTTGGCAGTGAGATTATAAAACTGATTGAAGAGAGAAAGATAGACCAGATTAAAAATAAACTGCTGCAGTTTTTTGATGAATGTCAGAAAAAGAAGATTTCTCCTGAGATTATCAGAGGCTTTATCATACTTACGTTGCTTGAAATTATCGATTACTTTGAGATTTATCAGCTATTAGAGGAAGATGGCTTGAAGATTATTCTGAGAAGCAACTTACAAAAGAGTAAATTTATTGAGAAGGTAATGGAGATATTGCTTCAGGTTGAAGAGTATATCACACAATCAACAAAGTTTAATAGTTCAAGCTTTATGAAAAAGGTTGAACTTTTTATAAGAGAAAACTACAATAAAGATATTACTATAAAAAGCATTGCACAGCAGTTCTATATCAATCCAATATACTTGGGCCGGATGTTTAAAAAATACTTTAACATGCCATTTAACAAATATTTGCACATGCTGAGGATTGAGCAGGCTAAAAAGCTTCTTCTGAAAACCGACAAGAAGATTTATGAAATTGCAAAAGAAGTAGGTTACAATGATACTGATTATTTTGCGTTAAAGTTTGAGGAATTTGTGGGCAAAAGCCCATCTAAATATAGAAATTCACTCACAGAGGAGGTCAATTTTTGA